From Arcobacter sp. CECT 8983, the proteins below share one genomic window:
- a CDS encoding response regulator, translated as MKKINILIIEDMMLTAQKMKRTLQLAGYQVVAIASKSEQAVEVMLHNDIDLIIADINIKGELNGIQTAQLIQKNFNVPVIFLTSYHDDSTLEEASNVDFTGYIVKPYLDSHLLREVKLASFRFGLSDKIEPIHLNNYIYDSKNKTLFKDTKQIKLTKKEEQFLHLLIQNKNTLVSNEYIDLILWHESMTYDENRRQLLFRLRKKIPDLEIQTIKGQGYILNV; from the coding sequence ATGAAAAAAATAAATATATTAATAATAGAAGATATGATGTTAACTGCACAAAAAATGAAAAGAACTTTGCAGTTAGCAGGTTATCAAGTTGTTGCAATTGCTAGCAAAAGTGAACAAGCAGTTGAAGTAATGTTGCACAATGATATTGATCTCATAATTGCTGATATAAATATTAAAGGTGAACTAAATGGTATCCAAACAGCTCAATTAATTCAAAAAAACTTTAATGTTCCCGTGATATTTTTAACCTCATACCATGATGACTCAACTTTGGAAGAAGCTTCTAATGTAGATTTTACAGGCTATATTGTTAAACCTTATTTAGATAGTCACCTACTAAGGGAAGTAAAACTTGCTTCTTTTCGTTTTGGTTTAAGTGATAAAATTGAACCAATTCACTTAAACAATTATATTTATGATTCAAAAAACAAAACCTTATTTAAAGATACAAAACAAATTAAACTTACAAAAAAAGAAGAACAGTTTTTACATTTATTAATACAAAATAAAAACACTTTAGTGTCAAATGAGTATATAGATTTAATTTTATGGCACGAGAGTATGACCTATGATGAAAATAGAAGACAACTACTTTTTAGACTAAGAAAAAAAATACCTGACTTAGAAATTCAAACTATCAAAGGTCAAGGTTATATTTTAAATGTTTAA
- a CDS encoding 7TM diverse intracellular signaling domain-containing protein: MRLFFFLFFSFLTLNATIILDKKEVINLLEYSEIYHDVGNKETIFSILSKEDKFETTKKEAIDYCNLTPEGVWLKFKIKNPKNKTINKILTIDNLSTERIDLYKIKNKNVVSKKTTGIYHLKKFDGTIAFSLPISIKANSTESYYLNVKNEKLSLWFKPQLYEPREFYRKDTLKQIMWALFFGGIFSLIIYNIFLFVFTRDKIYLFYFLYLIATLMQSQFSIYAKFYLFPMDNADFVRKDFYFNVFYVNVLVSFTMTLFIRYFLNTRLYPKIDLSLKVLILIIPIYFILQIFDTFTIPQVVLFQFFTPYYFLWIGFYALYKKNPQAKFFLLGWSFGLLAWLSLFFQFMGIFPVEYIYDYTFETLIMAEVILFAISLAYRIKNLEKKKNDLTVELLKKEKTESKRLERIVKIRTKELNNELKQNELLLKELHHRVKNNMQFITSLYALKLNENADKKMEEKLHDVERKIHAMSIVHQMLYNQKNIESINAKVYFEKVIENIRDSFELENISFKLDINTILDIEEAIYCGLIVNELVTNAIKYAFDGKKGCISISLNNYKKGILLEVSDNGKGLIKSDKITFGQMMVESLATEQLEGDLNIKVENGTHISLYFKNKIRKSISENNEN; encoded by the coding sequence ATGCGACTATTTTTCTTCCTATTTTTTTCTTTTTTAACTTTAAATGCAACAATTATTTTAGATAAAAAAGAAGTTATTAATCTATTAGAATATTCTGAAATTTACCATGATGTTGGAAATAAAGAAACAATTTTTTCAATCCTTTCAAAAGAAGATAAATTTGAAACAACAAAAAAAGAAGCAATAGATTATTGTAATCTTACTCCTGAGGGAGTGTGGCTAAAGTTTAAAATAAAAAATCCAAAAAATAAAACAATAAACAAGATATTAACAATAGATAATCTCTCTACTGAAAGAATAGATTTATATAAAATAAAAAATAAAAATGTAGTTTCAAAAAAAACAACTGGAATCTACCATCTTAAAAAATTTGATGGAACAATTGCTTTTAGCCTACCTATTTCAATAAAAGCAAATAGTACAGAAAGTTATTATTTAAACGTAAAAAATGAAAAACTCTCTTTGTGGTTTAAACCACAACTTTATGAGCCAAGAGAGTTTTATAGAAAAGATACTTTAAAACAAATTATGTGGGCACTCTTTTTTGGAGGAATATTTTCTTTAATTATATATAATATCTTTTTATTTGTATTTACAAGAGATAAAATATATTTATTCTATTTTTTATATTTAATTGCAACACTTATGCAAAGTCAATTTTCAATTTATGCTAAGTTTTATCTTTTTCCTATGGATAATGCAGACTTTGTAAGGAAAGATTTTTACTTTAATGTTTTTTATGTAAATGTTTTAGTTAGTTTCACTATGACTCTTTTTATCCGATATTTTTTAAATACAAGACTTTATCCAAAAATTGACTTATCTTTAAAGGTCTTAATTCTTATAATTCCAATTTATTTTATTTTACAAATTTTTGATACTTTTACTATTCCACAAGTTGTATTATTCCAATTTTTTACGCCTTATTATTTTTTATGGATTGGCTTTTATGCTCTTTATAAAAAGAATCCACAAGCTAAATTTTTCTTATTAGGTTGGAGTTTTGGTTTACTTGCTTGGTTATCTTTATTTTTCCAATTTATGGGAATATTCCCAGTTGAGTATATATATGATTATACTTTTGAAACTCTTATTATGGCAGAAGTTATTCTTTTTGCCATCTCTTTAGCTTATAGAATAAAGAATTTAGAAAAAAAGAAAAATGATTTAACAGTTGAACTTCTAAAAAAAGAAAAAACAGAGTCAAAACGTCTAGAGAGAATTGTAAAAATTCGTACAAAAGAGTTAAATAATGAGTTAAAACAAAATGAATTGTTATTAAAAGAGTTACATCATAGAGTAAAAAACAACATGCAGTTTATTACTTCTTTATATGCTTTAAAACTTAATGAAAATGCAGATAAAAAAATGGAAGAAAAACTACATGATGTTGAGAGAAAAATTCATGCAATGAGTATTGTTCATCAAATGCTTTATAATCAAAAAAATATTGAGAGTATAAATGCAAAAGTCTATTTTGAAAAAGTTATTGAAAATATAAGAGATAGTTTTGAATTAGAAAATATCTCTTTTAAATTAGATATAAATACTATTCTTGATATTGAAGAAGCTATTTATTGTGGTTTAATAGTAAATGAGTTGGTTACTAATGCTATAAAATATGCTTTTGATGGCAAAAAAGGTTGTATTTCTATTTCTTTAAATAACTATAAAAAAGGAATTTTATTAGAAGTTTCAGATAATGGAAAAGGGTTAATTAAATCAGATAAAATAACTTTTGGACAGATGATGGTTGAGTCTTTAGCAACTGAACAATTAGAAGGAGATCTTAATATAAAAGTAGAAAATGGAACACATATCTCTCTTTATTTTAAGAATAAAATTAGAAAAAGTATTAGTGAAAATAATGAGAACTAA
- the ychF gene encoding redox-regulated ATPase YchF: MGLGVGIVGLPNVGKSTTFNALTKAQNAEAQNYPFCTIEPNKAIVPVPDKRLDELAKIVDPNKIQHSTIDFVDIAGLVRGASKGEGLGNQFLSNIREVEVILHMVRCFDDGNITHVEGDVNPLRDIEIIETELIYADITQCEKKIEKLKKQSKGSKEAAAMLVVAEALLKHLEELQPVKTFEDIENDLFLQMDKELRFLSNKDVIYGANMDEDSLMEGTNEYVDALRAHANEVNADVITLCAKIEEELVGMDDNEAKELLTDLGVAESGLEQIIHKAFDKLGLQSYFTAGKVEVRAWTIRKGTKAPQAAAVIHNDFEKGFIKAEVISYEDFVSLGGEAKCKEAGKLRLEGKEYVVQDGDVMHFRFNT, translated from the coding sequence ATGGGATTAGGTGTAGGTATAGTAGGGCTTCCAAATGTGGGTAAATCAACAACTTTTAATGCTTTAACAAAAGCACAAAATGCAGAGGCTCAAAATTATCCTTTCTGTACAATTGAACCAAATAAGGCTATTGTACCAGTACCAGATAAGAGATTAGATGAATTAGCAAAAATCGTTGACCCAAATAAAATCCAACACTCAACAATTGATTTTGTTGATATTGCTGGATTAGTTAGAGGTGCTAGTAAAGGTGAAGGTTTAGGAAACCAATTCTTATCAAATATTAGAGAAGTAGAAGTAATCTTACACATGGTTAGATGTTTTGATGATGGAAATATTACTCACGTAGAGGGTGATGTAAATCCTTTGAGAGATATTGAGATTATTGAGACTGAACTTATTTATGCTGATATTACTCAGTGTGAAAAGAAAATCGAAAAACTAAAAAAACAATCAAAAGGTTCTAAAGAAGCAGCAGCTATGTTAGTTGTAGCAGAGGCATTATTAAAACACTTAGAAGAACTTCAGCCTGTAAAAACTTTTGAAGATATTGAAAATGATTTATTTCTTCAAATGGATAAAGAGTTAAGATTTTTATCAAATAAAGATGTAATCTATGGTGCAAACATGGATGAAGACTCTTTAATGGAAGGTACAAATGAGTATGTAGATGCTTTAAGAGCTCATGCTAATGAAGTAAATGCAGATGTAATCACTCTTTGTGCTAAAATCGAAGAAGAGCTTGTTGGAATGGATGATAATGAAGCAAAAGAGCTTTTAACTGATTTAGGTGTTGCTGAATCTGGTTTAGAACAAATCATTCATAAAGCATTTGATAAGTTAGGTCTTCAATCATATTTTACTGCTGGAAAAGTAGAAGTTAGAGCTTGGACTATTAGAAAAGGTACAAAAGCTCCTCAAGCAGCAGCTGTTATTCATAATGACTTTGAAAAAGGATTTATTAAAGCAGAAGTTATCTCTTACGAGGATTTCGTGTCTTTAGGTGGAGAAGCTAAGTGTAAAGAGGCAGGAAAGCTAAGACTTGAAGGAAAAGAATACGTTGTTCAAGATGGTGATGTAATGCATTTCAGATTTAACACTTAA
- a CDS encoding HDOD domain-containing protein, translating into MTDTIIEKIEALPPLPKTVLDIEEFRQKNEKEAFELLQIIEKDALIISTLLKVSNSAMFGFRSKVETASKAINLLGINFTISIAIGGTVQNLLKSNLSAYGINSDDFMRASNLATTLASLWLNKVSFDLKEELVLPALLQEAGKFVLADVIDSEGKTEEFKALLSSGHTIAQAEKETVGVTTSQITAKIFRHWKLSENLISVIEHVDDLEKSDPECRSKSEILDVIKTICNVIDPMSVENIEKGISKANSYGLDIKSLKQAIEKLEDRLLDE; encoded by the coding sequence ATGACTGATACTATAATTGAGAAGATTGAAGCACTACCACCACTTCCTAAAACAGTTTTAGATATAGAAGAATTTAGACAAAAAAATGAAAAAGAGGCTTTTGAATTATTACAAATCATCGAAAAAGATGCTTTAATAATATCTACACTTTTAAAAGTTTCTAATTCAGCTATGTTTGGATTTAGAAGCAAAGTTGAAACAGCAAGTAAGGCTATTAATCTTTTAGGTATTAACTTTACGATATCTATTGCAATTGGTGGTACAGTTCAAAATCTTTTAAAGTCAAATTTATCAGCATATGGAATAAATAGTGATGATTTCATGAGAGCATCAAACCTAGCAACTACATTGGCTTCTCTTTGGTTAAATAAAGTATCTTTTGACTTAAAAGAGGAGTTAGTCCTTCCTGCACTATTACAAGAAGCAGGTAAGTTTGTTCTTGCCGATGTAATAGATAGTGAAGGAAAAACAGAAGAGTTTAAAGCTCTTTTATCTTCGGGGCATACAATTGCTCAAGCAGAAAAAGAGACTGTGGGTGTAACAACATCTCAAATTACTGCAAAAATCTTCAGACATTGGAAATTAAGTGAAAATCTTATTTCAGTTATTGAGCATGTAGATGATTTAGAGAAAAGTGATCCTGAGTGTAGATCAAAATCTGAAATCTTAGATGTAATTAAAACAATTTGTAATGTAATTGATCCAATGAGTGTTGAAAATATTGAAAAAGGTATTTCAAAAGCAAATAGTTATGGATTAGATATAAAGAGTTTAAAACAAGCTATTGAAAAACTAGAAGATAGATTATTAGACGAATAG
- the recO gene encoding recombination protein RecO, with protein sequence MQGYIIDIKKVRDDDLIVTILTENHVYTCYRFYGARHSNINIGYKIDFELETNIKSTIPRLKDVIQLGFQWIFDTEKLYCWQRFIKLFHPHLRDVEIIDDFYFNLLDKLVHEMIKQNPKRAICNNYLELLDYEGRLHPDFECFLCESKITKNFSLVRSFVPTHSTCSYSRKFDKKKMEELYLNKNLILFNDSEIEYLWNILLQGL encoded by the coding sequence ATGCAAGGCTATATAATAGATATAAAAAAAGTCAGAGATGATGACTTAATAGTTACAATATTAACTGAAAACCATGTTTATACATGTTATAGATTTTATGGGGCAAGACATTCTAATATTAATATTGGATATAAAATAGACTTTGAGCTTGAAACAAATATAAAAAGTACTATTCCAAGACTTAAAGATGTTATTCAATTAGGGTTTCAATGGATATTTGATACTGAAAAACTTTATTGTTGGCAAAGGTTTATAAAACTGTTTCATCCCCATTTAAGAGATGTAGAAATAATTGATGATTTTTATTTTAATCTTTTAGATAAGCTTGTCCACGAAATGATTAAACAAAACCCTAAAAGAGCTATTTGTAATAACTATCTTGAACTTTTAGATTATGAAGGAAGACTTCATCCAGATTTTGAATGTTTTTTATGTGAATCAAAAATTACAAAAAATTTTTCACTTGTTAGAAGTTTTGTACCTACACATAGTACCTGTAGTTATAGCAGAAAATTTGATAAGAAAAAGATGGAAGAGTTATATTTAAATAAAAATTTAATACTTTTTAATGATAGTGAAATAGAATATTTATGGAATATTCTACTTCAAGGTTTATAA
- a CDS encoding pyrimidine/purine nucleoside phosphorylase — translation MDFNNVSIAKEANILFDGNITSRSITFEDGSKKTLGIMLPGEYELNTVNKATIDINSGVVEVMLPAEDWVEYVAPATIKIAQNSKYKLKVTSLVDYCCSFERV, via the coding sequence ATGGATTTTAATAATGTAAGTATTGCTAAAGAAGCAAATATCTTATTTGATGGAAACATTACTAGTAGAAGTATTACATTTGAAGATGGAAGCAAAAAGACTTTAGGAATTATGTTACCTGGTGAATATGAATTAAATACAGTAAATAAAGCAACAATTGATATTAATTCGGGAGTTGTAGAAGTTATGTTACCAGCAGAAGACTGGGTTGAATATGTAGCACCTGCAACTATTAAGATTGCTCAAAACTCAAAATATAAATTAAAAGTTACATCTTTAGTAGATTATTGTTGTTCTTTTGAAAGAGTTTAA
- a CDS encoding HD domain-containing protein: MKGIKIQNRLVNDTIYNHIAYTKLEDKILQTKILNRLQFITQNALAYFSYPSITTKRFIHSLGTMHLSSFIFKNALLNANKETKNQFLKDLKKVIKAIVKEQKLNINLDDLSYFDNKALYEFTIPTKNKKDRAVYIILLQTIRIAGLMHDVGHLPFSHQVEYALKKIYTDLLKKQTFEEKELEFISLYETITKDSTLVLHEAIGKDLVKLLFEFEIFDFIKDNEEKELLKLIKTLCLYILEDKVYKNFDFSTIHKIIDSTVDADRLDYINRDMLASGYITGPLDHIRITKQAVLVKENDSYFLSFFDMGLIDIEHMLEMRFNLYKKVIYNHGIAKTDALLENVVQFLSSKWFDKNDTEADPLNSISMLWNFQKEKDSDKRLDIISVLDENWLISLFKNEYFSLKNKESLSHIEKKYKYCFEEVLFGKRFFRSPWKNLNEFYKVLGFSTVERYQFRESFGYITSKKLFKLQNLLDLFIKKWEEKEEELFFTYQTVSFKIGIERDFSLYDGENLISLDEISTLRKRLKQSMRNTVPFYIYTNKKHMNDEMKSELKELILSVFKD; encoded by the coding sequence TTGAAAGGAATCAAAATCCAAAATAGATTAGTTAATGATACAATATATAATCACATCGCATATACAAAATTAGAAGATAAAATTTTACAAACAAAAATTTTAAATAGGCTACAGTTTATTACTCAAAATGCTTTAGCCTATTTTTCATATCCTTCAATTACTACTAAAAGATTTATTCACTCTTTAGGGACCATGCATTTAAGTTCATTTATTTTTAAAAATGCTTTACTAAATGCAAATAAAGAGACAAAAAATCAGTTTCTGAAAGACTTGAAAAAAGTTATAAAAGCAATTGTTAAAGAACAAAAACTAAATATCAATCTTGATGATTTAAGTTATTTTGATAATAAAGCTTTATATGAATTCACTATTCCAACAAAAAATAAAAAAGATAGAGCTGTTTATATAATACTTTTACAAACTATTAGAATAGCAGGACTTATGCATGATGTTGGACATTTACCCTTTTCTCATCAAGTGGAATATGCATTAAAAAAGATATACACTGATTTACTAAAAAAACAGACTTTTGAAGAAAAAGAGTTAGAATTTATCTCTTTATATGAAACTATAACAAAAGATTCTACTTTAGTTTTACATGAAGCTATTGGAAAAGATCTTGTGAAGCTTCTATTTGAGTTTGAGATTTTTGATTTTATAAAAGATAATGAAGAAAAAGAGTTATTAAAACTTATTAAAACTTTATGTTTATATATTTTAGAAGACAAAGTTTACAAAAATTTTGATTTTTCTACAATTCATAAAATAATTGATTCAACTGTTGATGCAGATAGACTTGATTATATAAATAGAGACATGCTTGCAAGTGGTTATATTACAGGTCCTTTAGACCATATTAGAATTACAAAACAAGCAGTACTTGTAAAAGAAAACGACTCATACTTTTTAAGCTTTTTTGATATGGGTTTAATTGATATAGAACACATGCTAGAAATGAGATTTAATCTATATAAAAAAGTAATTTACAATCATGGTATAGCAAAAACAGATGCTTTACTTGAAAATGTAGTTCAATTTCTTTCTTCAAAATGGTTTGACAAAAATGATACAGAAGCTGATCCTTTAAACTCTATTTCTATGCTTTGGAATTTTCAAAAAGAAAAAGATAGTGATAAAAGGCTTGATATTATTTCTGTTTTAGATGAGAATTGGTTAATCTCATTATTTAAAAATGAATATTTTTCACTAAAAAATAAAGAATCTTTATCTCATATAGAAAAGAAATATAAGTATTGTTTTGAAGAAGTTTTATTTGGAAAAAGATTCTTTAGAAGTCCATGGAAAAATCTAAATGAGTTTTATAAAGTATTAGGTTTTTCAACTGTTGAAAGATATCAATTTAGAGAAAGCTTTGGTTATATAACTTCTAAAAAACTATTTAAACTTCAAAATTTACTTGATTTATTTATTAAAAAGTGGGAAGAGAAAGAAGAAGAGTTATTTTTCACATACCAAACAGTATCTTTTAAAATAGGTATTGAAAGAGATTTCTCTTTATATGATGGAGAAAACTTAATAAGTCTTGATGAAATTTCTACTTTAAGAAAAAGATTAAAACAATCTATGAGAAATACTGTTCCTTTTTATATATATACAAATAAAAAACACATGAATGATGAGATGAAAAGTGAGTTAAAAGAGCTTATTCTTTCAGTATTTAAAGATTAA
- a CDS encoding PhoH family protein gives MKDKVYVLDTNIILQNVQNLNRISDNSTNTIVIPETVLLELEDKKKLTNELGFYSREFARLLAKMKIKEVDYKLGFKVVKLFNDELTLHIISKDKYESEIEQTHLSESNDKRIIEVAAIAQDYYKGSQTIFLSLDVYARTFALFKGIKSETLHDDKSTVPDFRFVKTIKVDSSLFNSLDQAQIKEYDKEYLKENFSYIFESEDGNSCHGIIINERINLLTESDFKSLQVKPVNLKQKLFMKAILSDMFELLVIDAKAGSGKTLMSMVSAMRLIDLGHYDKIVYVRNSIESLDKGADIGYLAGNDEKFRIYNMALQDTLEFIAKKHLKKSESRENKESIESKISELTSKYCIETLWPGEARGRTLSSAIVIMDEWQNSSEKTTQLILSRLDESCMAVIIGSNRQIDNLYLNKYNNGLTTLLKQTRHEHDEINMFAIELEKAVRGKFAEFTERIFERNQNPK, from the coding sequence ATGAAAGATAAAGTATATGTATTAGACACAAATATTATTTTGCAAAATGTGCAAAACTTAAATAGAATATCTGACAATAGCACAAATACTATTGTAATCCCTGAAACTGTACTATTAGAGCTTGAGGATAAAAAGAAGCTTACTAATGAACTTGGATTTTATTCTAGAGAGTTTGCTAGACTTTTAGCAAAAATGAAAATTAAAGAAGTTGATTACAAATTAGGTTTCAAAGTTGTAAAGCTTTTCAACGATGAACTTACTTTACATATAATCTCAAAAGATAAATATGAATCTGAAATAGAACAAACTCACCTAAGTGAAAGTAATGATAAAAGAATTATAGAAGTCGCTGCAATTGCTCAAGACTACTATAAAGGAAGTCAAACTATTTTCTTATCATTAGATGTTTATGCAAGAACTTTTGCCTTATTTAAAGGTATAAAATCAGAAACTTTACATGATGATAAATCTACAGTTCCTGATTTTAGATTTGTAAAAACAATAAAAGTTGATTCATCACTTTTTAATTCATTAGATCAAGCTCAAATAAAAGAATATGACAAAGAGTATTTAAAAGAAAACTTCTCTTATATTTTTGAAAGTGAAGATGGAAACTCTTGCCATGGAATTATCATTAATGAAAGAATAAACCTTTTAACAGAATCAGATTTTAAATCTTTACAAGTAAAACCTGTAAACTTAAAACAAAAACTATTTATGAAAGCAATTCTTTCAGATATGTTTGAATTACTTGTAATTGACGCAAAAGCTGGTTCTGGAAAAACATTAATGTCAATGGTAAGTGCTATGAGATTAATCGATTTAGGGCACTATGATAAAATTGTTTATGTTAGAAACTCTATAGAATCACTTGATAAAGGTGCTGATATAGGTTATTTAGCTGGAAATGATGAAAAATTTAGAATTTATAATATGGCATTACAAGATACCTTAGAGTTTATTGCAAAAAAACATCTTAAAAAAAGTGAAAGTAGAGAAAATAAAGAATCCATTGAATCAAAAATTTCTGAACTTACTTCAAAATACTGTATTGAAACACTTTGGCCAGGAGAAGCTAGAGGTAGAACACTTTCTAGTGCAATTGTTATTATGGATGAATGGCAGAATTCATCAGAAAAAACAACACAATTAATACTAAGTAGGCTTGATGAATCTTGTATGGCAGTTATTATTGGTTCAAATAGACAAATCGATAATTTATATTTAAATAAATATAATAACGGACTTACTACTTTATTAAAACAAACAAGACACGAACATGATGAAATAAATATGTTTGCAATAGAGTTAGAAAAAGCAGTACGTGGTAAATTTGCCGAATTTACTGAAAGAATATTTGAAAGGAATCAAAATCCAAAATAG
- a CDS encoding cache domain-containing protein, with translation MIFENEKQFLKIIKYAPSFFIIIVSLIIILYQFTTRNNTFEKEKNKITQEYIEKNKSLIKTRVNSIYNFIEKERDYTKKELRHSIKGAVDNAHSIAKSIYKRNKDKSPELIKKLIIDALRDVRFNKGRGYYFIYEKSGKNLLLPHNEELEGTNFINHQDSKGTFIIQEMKELLSKKESTFYSWYWYNPNKKDVMREKLGYIKNFKPFDWFIGTGEYIEDYEKEVKDKVLKYIKNLQFGKNGYIFVVNYDSIYLSHIKKEYIGKNAITNNDTKEIKKVTKDLIEISKNGSGFYEYTQFIKPDGAKSIKKISFVKGLQDWQWLIGTGFYEDDLKEAIKKKKEEIDNEYHKSLKSTLEISIFLLILLLLSSIYFSKLLQKKFRRYKRDIREHLVENTKQQNILAQQSKMAAMGEMIGNIAHQWRQPLSTISTTATGLKLQKEMDILDDKFLLESLDGINNSAQFLSKTIDDFRNFFKTDKKKEVFSIQEALDKALALVYVQFHNKNIKIIRNNADGEIKNLENEFIQVIINILNNARDELVKKDLDVEKVIFIDVVKKKKYITISIKDNAGGVPENILNRVFEPYFTTKHKSQGTGIGLYMSQEIIRKNMQGEILLENKEYNYNDIDYKGACFTIKLPRDN, from the coding sequence ATGATATTCGAAAATGAAAAACAATTTTTAAAAATAATTAAATATGCACCTTCTTTTTTTATTATTATTGTATCACTAATTATTATTCTATACCAATTTACTACAAGAAATAATACTTTTGAAAAAGAAAAAAATAAAATTACTCAAGAATACATAGAAAAAAACAAAAGCCTTATCAAAACCAGAGTTAACTCAATTTATAACTTTATTGAAAAAGAAAGAGATTACACAAAAAAAGAACTAAGGCACTCTATTAAAGGAGCAGTTGATAATGCTCACTCTATTGCAAAATCTATTTACAAAAGAAATAAAGACAAAAGTCCTGAACTAATAAAAAAACTTATTATTGATGCCCTAAGAGATGTTCGTTTTAATAAAGGAAGAGGATACTATTTTATATATGAAAAATCAGGCAAAAACCTTCTTTTACCTCATAATGAAGAATTAGAAGGAACTAATTTTATAAACCATCAAGATTCAAAAGGAACTTTTATCATCCAAGAGATGAAAGAACTTTTATCTAAAAAAGAGTCAACTTTTTATTCTTGGTATTGGTATAACCCTAACAAAAAAGATGTAATGAGAGAAAAATTAGGATATATCAAAAACTTTAAACCTTTTGATTGGTTTATAGGAACTGGTGAGTATATTGAAGATTATGAAAAAGAAGTGAAGGACAAAGTTCTAAAATATATCAAAAACTTACAGTTTGGGAAAAATGGTTATATTTTTGTAGTTAACTATGATTCTATTTATTTAAGTCACATAAAAAAAGAGTACATTGGCAAAAATGCAATTACAAATAATGATACAAAAGAAATAAAAAAAGTTACAAAAGATTTAATTGAAATATCAAAAAATGGTTCAGGTTTTTATGAATATACACAATTTATAAAACCAGATGGAGCTAAATCAATAAAAAAAATCAGTTTTGTAAAAGGTTTACAAGATTGGCAATGGTTAATTGGTACAGGTTTTTATGAAGATGATTTAAAAGAAGCTATCAAAAAGAAAAAAGAAGAGATAGATAATGAATACCATAAAAGTTTGAAAAGCACTCTTGAAATATCTATATTTTTATTAATCCTTTTATTACTAAGTTCAATCTATTTTTCAAAATTACTACAGAAAAAGTTTAGAAGATATAAAAGAGATATAAGAGAACACCTAGTAGAAAACACTAAACAACAAAACATTTTAGCCCAACAATCAAAAATGGCTGCAATGGGTGAAATGATTGGAAATATCGCCCATCAATGGAGACAACCATTATCAACTATTTCTACTACTGCAACAGGATTAAAACTACAAAAAGAGATGGATATTTTAGATGATAAGTTTTTACTTGAAAGCCTTGATGGAATAAATAACTCCGCTCAATTTCTTTCTAAAACTATTGATGACTTTAGAAACTTTTTTAAAACAGATAAGAAAAAAGAGGTTTTCTCTATTCAAGAAGCTTTAGATAAAGCCTTAGCTCTTGTTTACGTACAATTTCACAATAAGAATATTAAAATTATTAGAAATAATGCTGATGGAGAGATTAAGAATCTAGAAAATGAGTTTATTCAAGTAATTATAAATATCTTAAATAACGCTAGAGATGAATTAGTAAAAAAAGATTTAGATGTTGAAAAAGTTATATTTATTGATGTAGTAAAAAAGAAAAAATATATAACTATTTCTATAAAAGACAATGCAGGTGGTGTACCTGAAAATATCCTAAATAGAGTATTTGAACCTTATTTTACTACAAAACACAAATCCCAAGGTACAGGTATTGGTTTATATATGAGTCAAGAAATTATTAGAAAAAATATGCAAGGTGAAATTCTTCTAGAAAATAAAGAGTACAACTATAATGATATTGATTATAAAGGTGCTTGTTTCACAATAAAACTTCCAAGGGATAATTAA